One segment of Candidatus Melainabacteria bacterium DNA contains the following:
- a CDS encoding YtxH domain-containing protein — translation MLKNVLNFRWLQVVFFAGCATGAVAGAIAGMGMGFGAGLLMAQKPGKELRDDLADKTLDLYDGVKHKATDLKDKVDNYVTSRRTQEGQFESNS, via the coding sequence ATGTTGAAGAACGTTTTGAATTTTAGATGGCTACAAGTTGTTTTCTTCGCCGGTTGCGCTACAGGTGCAGTTGCGGGCGCTATTGCCGGTATGGGAATGGGATTTGGCGCTGGGCTATTGATGGCGCAAAAACCTGGTAAAGAGTTGCGTGATGACCTGGCCGATAAAACCCTGGATTTGTACGATGGCGTTAAGCACAAAGCAACTGATCTGAAAGACAAAGTAGACAACTATGTTACGTCGCGTCGTACACAAGAAGGGCAGTTCGAAAGCAACAGCTAG